In a genomic window of Prochlorococcus marinus subsp. marinus str. CCMP1375:
- the rpsD gene encoding 30S ribosomal protein S4: MSRYRGPRLRITRRLGDLPGLTRKAAKRSNPPGQHGNARRKRSEYAIRLEEKQKLRFNYGISERQLVRYVKKARAMEGSTGTNLLKLLEGRLDNVCFRLGFGPTIPGSRQLVNHGHVTVNGKTLDIASYQCKSGDTIAIRERKGSKKLAEGNLEFPGLANVPPHLELEKSKMTAKVTGKCDREWVAIEINELLVVEYYSRKV; encoded by the coding sequence ATGTCTAGATACCGTGGACCTCGATTGAGGATCACGCGTCGCTTGGGAGACCTCCCAGGTCTCACCCGGAAAGCCGCAAAGCGGTCTAATCCACCAGGTCAGCATGGCAATGCCCGTCGCAAGCGCTCTGAATACGCGATTCGTTTAGAAGAAAAGCAAAAGCTTCGATTTAATTACGGCATTTCGGAACGACAACTTGTTCGATATGTCAAGAAAGCAAGGGCAATGGAAGGCTCTACAGGAACAAATCTTCTTAAATTACTAGAAGGAAGGCTAGATAATGTTTGCTTCCGTCTTGGCTTTGGACCAACTATTCCAGGCTCGCGCCAACTAGTAAACCATGGACATGTAACTGTAAATGGAAAAACCCTTGATATAGCAAGTTATCAATGCAAATCGGGGGATACTATTGCTATTCGTGAAAGGAAAGGCAGTAAAAAGCTAGCTGAAGGGAACCTTGAATTCCCTGGGCTTGCAAATGTTCCACCTCATCTTGAGCTTGAAAAGTCAAAGATGACAGCAAAAGTCACAGGCAAATGTGATAGAGAATGGGTGGCCATTGAGATAAATGAA
- the yidD gene encoding membrane protein insertion efficiency factor YidD has translation MIKKINAVISNLFLTLIRFYRSWISPLLGPSCRFVPTCSEYGVEAIEKHGPWKGGWLTLKRLLRCNPLTPCGYDPVPDK, from the coding sequence ATGATTAAGAAAATCAATGCAGTTATTAGTAATTTGTTTTTGACATTGATCCGCTTTTATAGATCTTGGATTTCACCCTTGCTGGGGCCAAGTTGCCGCTTTGTCCCAACTTGTAGTGAATATGGAGTAGAGGCAATTGAGAAGCATGGTCCTTGGAAAGGAGGATGGTTGACTCTGAAAAGACTTTTACGGTGCAATCCTTTGACTCCATGTGGTTACGATCCTGTCCCAGACAAATGA
- a CDS encoding glutaredoxin family protein — MRQNRLILFSRAGCCLCEGLEARLRKLALEHLTPPLTLSVIDIDGADVTSEENARYSLEIPVLFIELKSPVRRFELPRVSPRLTEEGLLNWLKKNLQEKMERI, encoded by the coding sequence ATGAGGCAAAATAGATTAATTTTATTCAGCCGAGCAGGCTGTTGTTTGTGTGAAGGATTAGAAGCTCGCTTAAGAAAGCTTGCTTTAGAGCATTTAACCCCTCCTTTAACTCTTTCAGTAATAGATATTGATGGAGCAGATGTTACTAGCGAGGAGAATGCCCGTTATTCATTGGAAATTCCAGTTTTGTTTATTGAATTAAAGAGTCCAGTGAGAAGATTTGAATTGCCAAGAGTTTCTCCAAGACTTACAGAAGAGGGGCTTTTAAATTGGCTTAAGAAAAATCTTCAAGAAAAAATGGAAAGAATCTAG
- a CDS encoding UDP-N-acetylmuramoyl-L-alanyl-D-glutamate--2,6-diaminopimelate ligase, protein MNYQLHELFKAVGIHRQIVGKDLIIDSISCDSRHISKGGLFFGLPGEKVDGGIFWRKALASGAVAAVIGEEAAQKDPPSNEDMVFVVSDPVAHWMGEMASVFWKRPSSQIDLIGVTGTNGKTTTTYLIEHLCKQSGITSALFGTLYNRWPKHSEVAIHTTAFGDVLQSQLAQAVAAGARLGVMEISSHALDQRRVAGCSFSGAVFTNLTQDHLDYHESMEAYFQSKALLFQAPLLRDKESCSVVNIDDPWGLRLSKQLNKSCWRASLEKRVIDSIQPELFLTDLNITNKGIEGVLHSPFGQGPFVSSLIGRFNLMNMLEAVGILIQHGVSLQELLPSIKSFSGVPGRMEQIKVEGDLPVVLVDYAHTPDGLKNALIALRSFGSGRLFCVFGCGGDRDRSKRPLMGAIASKFADHVTLTSDNPRTEDPQQILNDVLPGIATETELIIEIDRANAIQMAIMKALPGDIVLIAGKGHENYQILGLETIEFDDREIAKKILHLKLNP, encoded by the coding sequence ATGAATTACCAATTACATGAACTTTTTAAAGCAGTGGGGATCCACCGGCAGATTGTTGGGAAAGATTTGATCATTGACAGTATTAGTTGTGACTCACGTCATATCAGTAAGGGCGGATTGTTTTTTGGCTTGCCTGGAGAGAAAGTTGATGGAGGAATTTTTTGGCGCAAGGCTCTGGCATCAGGTGCTGTGGCTGCTGTGATAGGGGAAGAAGCAGCGCAAAAAGATCCTCCAAGTAATGAAGATATGGTTTTTGTTGTTTCAGATCCAGTTGCACATTGGATGGGTGAAATGGCCTCAGTGTTTTGGAAGAGACCATCTTCACAGATTGATTTGATAGGTGTTACAGGGACTAATGGGAAAACAACAACGACATATCTAATAGAACATTTATGTAAACAATCTGGTATAACTTCTGCGTTGTTTGGAACACTCTATAATCGTTGGCCTAAACATAGCGAAGTAGCTATACACACAACTGCTTTCGGAGATGTTTTGCAATCGCAACTTGCACAAGCAGTTGCAGCTGGGGCTCGATTGGGAGTCATGGAAATTAGTTCTCATGCTCTAGATCAAAGGCGTGTTGCAGGGTGTAGTTTCTCAGGAGCTGTATTTACCAATCTGACTCAAGACCATCTTGATTATCATGAATCTATGGAGGCGTACTTTCAATCTAAAGCGCTTTTATTTCAAGCTCCTTTATTGAGAGATAAAGAAAGCTGCTCTGTTGTCAATATTGATGACCCATGGGGACTGCGATTGTCAAAGCAATTAAATAAGAGCTGTTGGCGTGCTTCGTTGGAGAAGCGCGTGATTGACTCTATTCAGCCAGAACTATTTCTTACGGATCTAAATATAACTAACAAAGGTATTGAAGGTGTTTTGCACAGTCCTTTCGGACAGGGACCTTTCGTTTCTTCGCTCATAGGTAGGTTTAATTTAATGAATATGCTTGAAGCTGTTGGTATTTTGATTCAACACGGCGTTTCATTGCAAGAGCTTTTACCCTCGATCAAAAGTTTTTCTGGAGTTCCTGGACGAATGGAACAAATCAAGGTCGAAGGTGACTTGCCAGTAGTATTAGTTGATTATGCTCATACTCCTGATGGTTTAAAAAATGCTTTGATTGCTTTACGCTCGTTTGGTTCAGGAAGACTATTTTGCGTGTTTGGTTGTGGTGGTGATAGAGATCGAAGCAAGAGACCTCTGATGGGAGCTATTGCCTCAAAGTTCGCTGATCATGTAACACTCACCTCTGATAATCCGCGTACTGAAGACCCTCAGCAGATTCTTAACGATGTTCTTCCTGGAATAGCTACTGAGACAGAGCTTATTATCGAGATTGACCGAGCCAATGCAATTCAAATGGCTATAATGAAAGCTTTGCCAGGTGATATTGTTTTAATAGCTGGGAAAGGACATGAGAATTATCAAATTCTTGGATTAGAAACAATCGAATTTGATGATAGAGAGATTGCAAAAAAAATATTGCATTTAAAATTAAACCCTTGA
- a CDS encoding aminotransferase class V-fold PLP-dependent enzyme, translating to MSHLRKNLPALSNKYYFNYGGQGPLPSPSLKAMVKSWEKIQELGPFTNDVWPYVSNEIQKTKEQVSKLCGVKPNRVSLTENVTSGCVLPIWGLPFSKGDRLLISDCEHPGVVAACKELARHKSLEIDILKLQRLHKGVNPKLTRNQALISELEESLTTNTKLVVISHLLWNTGEIIPIELIGDILQNHNKRPFLLVDAAQSFGQIPIDQVVSKTDIYAFTGHKWAFGPEGLGGVILSERILEQARPTFIGWKSLKHEGSIYKNNPEPFHVDGRRFEIATSCTPLLAGLRSSLNLLEKEGSAHERIKKIQRLSYQLWSELKDINKVSPVLQDAPQAGLVSFSMNCSIPPDQAIKLLGKQSIWIRVLEDPIWLRACLHVTSTQKEITKLIEALSELAMK from the coding sequence ATGAGCCACCTTAGAAAAAACCTCCCGGCATTATCAAACAAGTATTATTTTAATTATGGCGGGCAAGGACCATTACCTTCACCATCGCTAAAGGCGATGGTGAAAAGCTGGGAGAAAATCCAAGAACTAGGGCCATTTACAAATGACGTATGGCCATATGTCTCCAATGAAATCCAGAAAACAAAAGAACAAGTCTCAAAACTTTGTGGTGTAAAGCCTAATCGAGTATCTCTAACTGAAAATGTTACGAGTGGCTGTGTATTGCCAATATGGGGATTGCCTTTCTCAAAAGGAGATCGTCTGCTGATAAGTGATTGCGAACACCCAGGTGTAGTTGCAGCTTGCAAAGAATTAGCCAGACACAAAAGCTTAGAGATAGACATTCTTAAGCTTCAACGACTGCACAAAGGAGTGAATCCAAAGCTCACACGGAATCAAGCGTTAATTTCAGAATTAGAAGAAAGCCTAACGACAAACACCAAACTAGTAGTTATATCTCATCTACTATGGAACACTGGTGAAATCATCCCAATAGAGTTAATTGGTGACATACTACAAAATCATAATAAGAGACCTTTCTTATTAGTTGATGCAGCTCAAAGCTTTGGGCAAATCCCTATAGATCAAGTTGTCTCAAAAACAGATATATATGCTTTTACAGGCCACAAATGGGCATTTGGCCCAGAGGGATTAGGAGGAGTAATCCTTTCAGAAAGAATACTAGAGCAAGCAAGGCCAACATTTATTGGATGGAAAAGCCTTAAACACGAAGGAAGTATTTATAAAAATAACCCAGAGCCTTTTCATGTAGATGGGAGACGCTTTGAAATCGCAACATCCTGTACTCCCTTATTAGCCGGACTGCGCTCTTCTCTTAATCTTTTAGAAAAAGAAGGGTCTGCACATGAAAGAATTAAAAAGATTCAGCGACTTAGCTACCAACTGTGGTCTGAACTTAAGGACATCAACAAGGTAAGTCCAGTTCTTCAAGATGCTCCCCAAGCAGGGCTGGTAAGTTTTTCAATGAATTGCTCAATTCCTCCTGATCAGGCTATTAAACTTCTTGGTAAGCAATCAATTTGGATACGAGTCCTAGAAGACCCGATTTGGCTTCGTGCATGTTTACATGTCACTAGCACCCAAAAAGAAATAACAAAACTTATAGAAGCACTTTCAGAGTTGGCAATGAAATGA
- a CDS encoding DUF4278 domain-containing protein, whose amino-acid sequence MTNLVYRGSNYVQHKEAAKKQYVELTYRRNVYSNRKKKASTDHAQLTYRGIPYQI is encoded by the coding sequence ATGACAAACCTTGTTTATAGAGGATCAAACTACGTTCAACACAAAGAAGCTGCTAAAAAGCAGTACGTTGAATTAACTTATAGACGCAATGTCTATTCAAACAGAAAGAAAAAAGCTTCAACTGATCATGCTCAACTAACATATCGTGGTATCCCTTATCAGATATAG
- a CDS encoding NifU family protein, translating into MENQTMALTHANVEKVLDELRPFLMADGGNVEIVEIDGPIVKVRLQGACGSCPSSTMTLKMGIERKLCEMIPEVSEVIQVL; encoded by the coding sequence ATGGAAAATCAAACAATGGCTCTTACACATGCGAATGTTGAAAAAGTATTAGACGAATTAAGACCATTTCTAATGGCTGATGGTGGGAACGTAGAGATTGTAGAAATTGATGGTCCTATCGTAAAAGTTAGATTGCAAGGGGCTTGCGGGAGCTGCCCCAGTAGCACTATGACTCTAAAAATGGGCATAGAAAGAAAACTATGTGAAATGATCCCCGAAGTTAGCGAAGTTATTCAAGTGCTTTAA
- a CDS encoding malate:quinone oxidoreductase, which produces MVLSDSLASDTRFDAVLIGAGIMSSTLAVLLHELDPEMRILIVERLEAPALESSSALNNAGTGHAANCEFNYTPCHPDGSINIQKALVINSAFERSLEFWASMTELGKLSPKTFLNLVPHISFVNCEEDVLFLQQRYKKLSAINAFRDMEWSADKEELSEWIPLIMNNRNPDQKVAATRVKRGTDINFGALTLAYLETLQESGAVELKLSTEVVDISRLQEETWEISLANTAGTYCVQAPFLFLGAGGGALSLLQNSGIEEGKKYGGFPVSGQWLVCNDSKLVKMHHAKVYGKSAIGAPPMSVPHLDTRWIGTERFLLFGPFAGFNTKFLKNGSNWDFLRSIQFSNFAPMIQTGLRNFDLIKYLIGQLKLDHDDRIAVLKDFFPEARSSNWTLSLAGQRVQIIKKTSKGGVLKLGTEVVTSSDGSLAALLGASPGASTAISIMLEVLQRCWGKKMSTDIWQKRLRDLLPSFGQDINHDKSLLDKLRNRSDSLLGLR; this is translated from the coding sequence GTGGTCTTATCTGATTCTCTAGCCTCTGATACTCGTTTTGACGCAGTATTAATAGGTGCTGGAATTATGAGCTCGACATTGGCTGTATTGCTTCATGAGTTAGACCCTGAAATGCGAATTTTGATTGTTGAAAGATTAGAAGCCCCAGCATTAGAAAGCAGCTCGGCTTTGAACAATGCTGGTACCGGACACGCTGCTAATTGTGAGTTTAACTATACGCCTTGTCACCCAGATGGAAGTATAAATATTCAGAAGGCATTAGTTATTAATAGTGCTTTTGAAAGAAGTTTGGAGTTTTGGGCTTCAATGACGGAACTGGGGAAATTGTCGCCAAAAACTTTTTTGAATTTGGTGCCACATATAAGCTTTGTGAACTGTGAAGAAGATGTTCTGTTTTTGCAGCAACGCTATAAAAAGCTCAGTGCTATTAATGCTTTTAGAGATATGGAGTGGAGTGCAGATAAAGAGGAATTGAGCGAATGGATCCCGTTAATAATGAATAATAGGAACCCTGATCAAAAAGTAGCAGCAACACGGGTTAAACGCGGAACAGATATAAACTTCGGAGCTCTTACATTGGCTTATCTGGAGACATTGCAAGAGTCTGGAGCTGTAGAACTAAAATTGTCTACCGAAGTTGTAGATATTTCTAGGCTTCAAGAAGAAACTTGGGAAATTTCTCTAGCCAACACTGCAGGAACCTATTGTGTTCAAGCACCATTTCTTTTTCTTGGAGCTGGTGGGGGAGCATTGTCCTTATTACAGAATTCAGGAATAGAAGAAGGAAAAAAATATGGTGGGTTCCCAGTAAGTGGTCAATGGTTGGTGTGCAACGATTCAAAACTCGTAAAAATGCATCATGCAAAGGTTTACGGTAAAAGTGCAATAGGTGCTCCTCCAATGTCAGTTCCTCACTTGGACACTCGTTGGATCGGGACAGAAAGGTTTTTATTGTTTGGACCATTTGCAGGGTTTAATACTAAATTTTTAAAAAATGGATCAAATTGGGATTTTTTACGATCAATTCAATTCTCAAACTTTGCTCCAATGATACAAACAGGTTTACGGAACTTTGATTTGATTAAATATCTGATTGGCCAACTTAAGCTTGATCACGATGACAGAATTGCTGTGTTGAAAGACTTTTTCCCAGAGGCTAGATCGTCTAATTGGACATTATCTCTAGCTGGTCAGCGAGTTCAGATTATCAAGAAGACCTCTAAGGGGGGTGTCCTTAAGTTAGGAACAGAAGTTGTGACTTCATCAGATGGTTCCCTAGCAGCATTGTTAGGGGCCTCGCCAGGAGCGAGTACTGCCATATCAATTATGTTGGAGGTATTACAA